The window tccctctctctttctccgaaTCTCGACGAATCAAAATCAACCTGGACTGGGAGATCGATATCTGATacataaagggaagtaagcgctctaaatgcttACGACACgcgtaatagagtaagtgagagttataccgaaccattctcctggcacctgagagaataacaagcattgatatgaaaaagcgactttcatcctcatcgCTCAGGATTTTTTGTCAGATATTATCTGATATTTTCAGATATTAAGAGTATctattaaaatttaaaaaaaatatgatatTAAAAAAAGCATCATTTTTGGAGGGAGATCGATAGTCAAGGAGGAACTGACAAGAGACGTCGCCGCCAGGACTGGCAAGGCACGAGCAGCCTTCATCATGTTGAAGAACATctgaggtgcgttgcatagagcgtttcgatctgttcgcgaagagacaaacagttttcatgttgtaggaaacgctatgttcgcggcgaactgttcgcggcgaactcaattctaccctctctacctattttcaagtaaatggacccatctcttcgctgacagccgagtcaatgcatgtatattgggggcgatcatccgaacagtcgctttgtacttggaacagccctccctacccgcactgacaaaagtagacgagtccaatcgcttacagctcagtccatgagtacattttaggggtgacggtatgcagtggccctcaggatatctgtgtgtgtgtgtgtgtgtgtgtttgagtttcgtaccccacgtggagaagcagggcctttccttttctttttttttttggtggtcagatttgacagttagatttcttgtcgagtccgtggaaaagcgttgtggtcttcatttcattcaataaaggtgaatgtttaggagtaaaaagcccgtgtgcgcgggctctctctctctctctctctctctctctctctctctctctctctctctctctctctctctctctctctttctctctctctctctccgtgtctctgtctttctctctctgttcgtctgtctgtctctccctccctccctttctttttctttcacgatctctctacctgtctctctttctctctctctttctctgtctctctctctctttctctctctctctttctctctctctctctttctctgtgtctctctttttctctctatttctctttcgtctgtctgtctcttcctccctttctttctctttctcgatctctctatctgtctctctctcgcccccctcgcccttccgcacacacgcgcgcgtatacacacacacacacacgcacacacacacacacacaaacacacacatacacacacacacaaacacacacacatatatgtttacatacacacatacacacgcgcgcactcactcactcacacacattaacataaaccaacagactgaacagtgatacacacataaacacaaacaagcacgcacacacacacacacacacacacacacacacacagccattgccatacgcacacgcaaatacacccacacacttcattgcacgcagatatgaaggtgggggagggcagagagagagaaagagagaaagagagagagagagagagagagagagagatgagaaagagagagagagagagagagagagagagagagagagagagagagagagagagagagagagagagagagagagagagagttcttttcctctttatgcctcatcacaataacacgcaagtgtcactatctgcacacactcttctcgctctgactttttgtggacgtcagctttttaaaacttgactctgtccgatctcgtgaaaaaagcagacaacgcgatcttgcagcaaatacaaaatgacacatgcagtagcgtattttactaccaaaacacacacaaacaaaataatacacccacacaattcattacacggaaataggaaggtggtggggaggggaaagagagagagaaagagagagagagccgagctagacaagagacagagacagatcagagagagacagagacagacagagagagagagagacagacagacagacagacagagacagagcagagagagacagagacacacagagagagagagagacaagagagagagacagagcagggagagacagacagagagagagagagagcgacagacagacagacagacagagacagagagagagacacacagagagagagagagagccaagagagacaagagacagagagagttctttctctTTTATGTCTTattctctcttatgccttatcacaataagccacaagggtcactttctgcacgcattcttctctctctgaatgttttgggtcggcagccttttcaatcataagttcgatctcatgaaacaagcaacacacacacacacacacaccctcacatacacatgcacatatattcacccaggaacacacacacacacacacacacacacacacacacaacctcaaacaccccccccccccgacacacacacacatccacacacacgaacataatactttcacacacacacaccacccttaacagacacttacatatactaacgcacacacacacacacacacacacacacacacacacacacacacacacacacacacgcacacacacacacacacacgtacacacacatgcatttatttattaaggagatttctatagcgcataactaaaagcactatgcacacgtgcacacacacaaacacacatacacacacacacacatgtatacacacacacccacacatgcacacgcacgccctcactcacacacattagcatacacgcacacacacacacgtgcacacacacacacacacatatacacaaacacacataaacaagcacaaacacacagacactcacacatacactaacgcgcacacacacacatgcacacacacacacacaacacactgcacacacacacacacaaacacacacgcacgcatacacgcacacgaacacacacacttactacacacacgcacacacacacacacatacatactcgcacaatcacacgcgcgtgcgcgcgcatacaaatacacacagacacacacacaaacacacacagacacacactgaaacacacatctatatatatatacgactagtgtctgtctgtgtgtctgtctgtctgtgcgcgatgcgcggccaaggttctcgatggatctgtttcaaatttggtgatcatattcaggtacaccctggacacaacctggtcgatgagatatttcaacacgtgctctcagcgcgcagcgcggaaccgattttggttccacctcagctattttggttccacctcagcttacccgggcccccataccgacacaccatagccgctacaccacatcacaacgccaaagttctcggtggttctttttcaaatttggacaccgtattcagctacaccccggacacaatatcatcgatgagatatttcaacacgtgctctcagcgcgcagcgctaaactcatgttcgtttttgtgttcatttcaccattataagtaactcttccttatcttctccagtgtttggcgtttatctcccttccttcgtgtggctttcccgttcagttgtaagttactatttatttttagaatgtcactgcgctgtccagaacgcttcccttgcacccgtaagttgttcttactgtcaaagtgaaaaggtcgaatcaatttatagccacgcgaaaaatacactctcacctatctctatatatttatagatacagatatgcatatatatatacggcttctctgtgtgtgtgtgtgtttgtgtgtgtgtgtgtaggcaaaaacctatgtattatagagttctgtttgtgatggggtctagcggcttttgtctgtctgtatgttctggcatgtgagaagccacagcagataatatagggctaagaaataagctctaaaattctcaatcccgtttgacaggacttcgcctttcaaaggtgattgtggtcaaagaaactacaatgggaagaaggataacttcctcattgggcatgcttagaaatgagaatggctaaatacgagttattcccctttgctgcatgctgatcaggctgtctcctgctttgttatgactagtacagtcgatctttctcatgttgtgacttgctttattttcacattttcggtatttaaaacagcaaacacacacacacacacacacacacacacatacactgaagaagtttccattctgattcggttattttatttggtgctatatgtttgcttcacattgtttcttcttttacattgcttgaggtatcccaattcgctaaacacatccataatgcatgcatggctcattcgaaagagggcaactgaacaactgatgcccaatagcaataaatactgaacaactgaacaataaatagcaataaatgatgacagcgccaagtttttaagtacaaagtgaaatcctgtgactggacaaaggcacaattacaaaatacaaataaaaaaatcgaggctcattttaaattaagttctcagctcatggggaagcataaggtgaccctagaaaccgaaattaggagacctcccgcccccagggcagactacacaaaacaagaagagcaaacgctcgatcgagtcactttcgcagttctgaatattatatgaggcatcagatggacaggaagaaattgctattcacaacacaatgagtcacgttcacataaaatttgagcccggtcacttttatagtttccgagaaaagcccaacgttaagttgtgtgttgccgaacagaaaaggctagttatctcccttgtttttctgataacgttcgtaaaaggctacagatgtaaatactttgatgtaaagaataatcctacaaagtttcaatcacatccgatgaactttgtcaaagatataaaatgtctaatttttcctttgacgctgacctgtgaccttgaaaaaggtcaaaggtcaacgaaaccatcgttaaagtgtagaggtcattggaggtcacgactaaacaaaatatgagcccgatcgctttgatagtttccgagaaaagatataaaatgtctaatttttcctttgacgctgacctgtgaccttgaaaaaggtcaaaggtcaacgaaaccatcgttaaagtgtagaggtcattggaggtcacgactaaacaaaatatgagcccgatcgctttgatagtttccgagaaaagtccaacgttaaggtggtgtctacggacggccggccggccggccggtcggacggccggccggccggccggacagactaacactgaccgattacatagagtcactttttctcaagtgactcaaaaaaggggggggggctaatttgtgaaaaagtataaaaggaatcgaaaactgtatacatgtatttagttaataccccaaaaattgtatagtatatacaatgtcagaccctaaagaaagtttgttagtcattgcttaggcaaaacaaagcaaaatagcctgtttacggtatcccgaccaaccctatttttctagaccaaccctagacttttttttttgggcatttggagaaaaagaaaaagaaaaaaaaatcaattttgttcctgtttttttgcaaaataatttaaaaagatggttataaaaaaaaattaagaaaagccgatttaccgaccctctttttgtgtgcctatgttactgtaaacagactaaaaggtacatcagaaacaacacaccagggagggtccaaaattgtatcaaaatatagatggtagggaattcaaaataaaaaagacaatagacaaaacatgtacttcggctcatagagccttctttaatttttgactcattaagtccatgctccgagagtcctttttttaattttgaattgcctaccatcaatttttttttatacaattttggaccctctttgtacggagagagttggcaattgttaatcacattctctcatctcattgactctccttcagctccttggtaacatgcgttcccgtctctgccaggattggacacagcagcagataaccggtaaatatgtaacaggcataaatggcaaaatagctcgcctcgcctgataatatatgagacaactgttctactacaaagtctttcttgggaggcttggctaatttactcgctcgttttacacggggttccatcgttttcttttctaatcggaaaaccttgctcctcagtttgttgaccttctgccgaagttccgcttcatgaggggatggggaggatgacgactttgatgctttacatcctatgtcctccaggatcgcctgaatgtcatctaaaaaagaaaacacacataaaataacataaccataacaagttacaacctggaagaaattaaaacatgtgtaattaaatcacaaaatgaaaataaacaatagcgtaggaaggcaggccagaaatgaagtgtgttagcaactatggatacgatgtggaacaatgatggaattgaccttgtttggtactgaatgggtgaggccattagaactgtacccacggaatacgccctatataagcttcatattgattgattgattgattgattgattaggacaacagtaccaggtaaactcctcacacaccatgcctctttctttctttctttatttggtgtttaacgtcgttttcaaccacgaagcttatatcgctacggggaaaggggagggggggggggggggggggagatgggaatagagccacttaattgtttcttgttacaccatgcctctaacaggatatgtttcccatctttacgtgttggaactacaggtacaatttcatccatccatgcatccgccctatacagcttcttcttcttcttctgcgctcgtgggctgaaactcccacgtgcactcattttttttgcacaagtggaattttacgtgtatgatcgtatttaggcagccatacgccgcttccggaggaagcgtgcggggtatttttgtgtttctaaaacccaccgaactctgacatggattacaggatctttttcgtgcgtacttggtcttgtgcttgcgtgtacacatgaagggggataagtcactagcaggtctgcacataagttgacctgggagatcggaaacatctccacacttaacccaccaggcggccgcgaccaggattcgaaccctcgaccctccgagttaatagaccgacgtcttaccaccccgcccgtcaccctatacagcaattat of the Littorina saxatilis isolate snail1 linkage group LG14, US_GU_Lsax_2.0, whole genome shotgun sequence genome contains:
- the LOC138947108 gene encoding uncharacterized protein yields the protein MFKVSSFVLITLRPTSKTILQRGSLVWNAVPTLFAVPNPPPKVASGRKPPSQRVATNEASTDLSPDAQIVQPDDIQAILEDIGCKASKSSSSPSPHEAELRQKVNKLRSKVFRLEKKTMEPRVKRASKLAKPPKKDFVVEQLSHILSGEASYFAIYACYIFTGYLLLCPILAETGTHVTKELKESQ